aagcgttggttgcgcttcttcgagaacgcatatggctaattaatgcccgagaagcttgcagtagaaccgtaagaaactgtatacattgttttcattacaagccgaagttgcaaaaccaaataatgggaaatttgccagtcgaaagacttcgagcactacggccctttcttatatgtggcgtagatttttgtggtccgatatacacaactctaaaaatacgcggtcgaccacccgtaaaaacatatattgcagttttcatttgctttacgtccaaagcagtacatttagaattagtttcggacctatcttctaattcatttattctcgccctaaaaaggttcattggacgCCGAGGAATGCCGACGAAgatattcagcgacaacgccaccaatttcgtcggcgccgatcgcaagctgcgcgagctgaaGGAGGCGTTTCTGGCAATGGGTCCAGAGTTGAGGAGATTCGCAGCAGACGAAGGGTGCAGCTTCACCTATATACCACCaagggcgccgcacttcggcggattatgggaagccgcggtgaagtccgccaaacacCATATCGTTCGCGTAATCGGCAACGCGCTACTCACAGCAGAGGAGCTAGCAACACTGttggccgaagtggaggccatcctcaaCTCTCGTCCCCTAGTACCCCTGAGTCAGGACCCCAACGACGGCGAGGCACTAACCCCAGCGCACCTACTAATAGGATGCTCCCTGCGGGCTTTACCCCCAGAGAAGGTGCCAGTGGATCCAGTTCGttgttgcgagagatggcaacttgtttgctgtctcaagcaacagttctggcgacagtggtccaaagtTTACCTGACGGGTCTTCAGGAACGCAACAAGTGGCTGCACCCCAAACGCAACATGCAGCTCAACGACCTCGTTCTCGTCCACGAGGACAACGTGCCACCGCAGCAGTGGGTACTAGGGCGCGTCGTCGCAACCGtcgaagggcaagacggcaaggtgcgagTCGCAGAAGTGGCGACTAAGGCGGGCACGATTAAGCGCCCCATCCACAAACTGGCTGTCCTTCCACTGGATATTGAAGGAatctgatcctgtcaaggtggccggtgttgcgtcaagcgacaagatatatatgtatatttaaacctgaaattaaaattaagaaaaatgaattataaaaaattataaaatattgaattatttaaattattgtatacttaccttaattatgcattcatactactaatctactacttaccttaatacttacaataatctattacaatattgaacgaaaagttgaagataattatatttaccccttttttatacatatgaacattaccactagtttaagccgttagtttaagatttaggctaagcaactaaatgaaattaaataaagaagcattGGTATTAGAATCATCGAATCGACCGGACGCGTTTTCATTTATTATCGCAATTTATTTACGAGACAGGCAATTAGGCTTCTTGTTTTATTCGCGCATTTCCCAAGTTTATATTTtcgcttctcaaaaacgcttgagaatttttcaaaaattatagacCCATATCTTTACTTCCTTGCATGTCCAaaattctggagaaaataatatctGTAAGAGTTATGTGGTTTGCCAAAGCAAACGCTTTTATAAGACCCCAACAATTTGGCTTCCAAAAAGGTTTAGGAGTAACTGACGCTCTGTTATTTTTCGAACACTATGCCTCCACcgcaaattttttgttattgccaATAAGCATAAATCCGGTCTACACGATCTGTTTAATGGTATACCACAGGGATCAGCTCTTTCTGTCGCGTTATTTACCATTGCGTTCAATGAAATAAGTACAATTATAAGTTCTAGTGAAGCCGTCAAACACTGCATCTATGCCGAtgatgttttaatattttctcaaacTCAAGATCTAAACCAAgttaaacacatatttttaaatatattgaataaaataagtaattgGTCAAAAATTTCAGGCGCTAATATATCGCCTAGCAAATGTAAAACTTTTCACATATGTCGGAAACAAAAGTGCTCCTTTCCTAATATATCCTTTTCAAACGTTGATCTCCCACATACTAATAAATTAAGAATCTTAGGACTTATATTCGAC
This Bactrocera tryoni isolate S06 unplaced genomic scaffold, CSIRO_BtryS06_freeze2 scaffold_8, whole genome shotgun sequence DNA region includes the following protein-coding sequences:
- the LOC120781964 gene encoding uncharacterized protein LOC120781964, producing the protein MPTKIFSDNATNFVGADRKLRELKEAFLAMGPELRRFAADEGCSFTYIPPRAPHFGGLWEAAVKSAKHHIVRVIGNALLTAEELATLLAEVEAILNSRPLVPLSQDPNDGEALTPAHLLIGCSLRALPPEKVPVDPVRCCERWQLVCCLKQQFWRQWSKVYLTGLQERNKWLHPKRNMQLNDLVLVHEDNVPPQQWVLGRVVATVEGQDGKVRVAEVATKAGTIKRPIHKLAVLPLDIEGI